A genome region from Mesorhizobium sp. B2-1-8 includes the following:
- a CDS encoding glycosyltransferase family 9 protein produces the protein MSPAPFRSILIIQTKFIGDIVLASTLAGNLQLEFPGARIVFLCEAHFESFVVAHGIASEVVAFRRARIRGNPLERGKELYAVVRALRRFHFDLTIDLTDSKTSRVVSGFVNARTRIGYNPPERPLKLLERQPANVFARPFGFGGQHFVYRYLSPLEALGIDLRVTVPSIQPLPSEAAKALVLLDGHHIHSNAFVAVHAGASFKGRQWQPERFAQAIDEIAAETGLGVVLVGGPDERETAARIVTGTAAPVVDLVGALSLESLLAVLERARLFLGNESGPMHMAAAAGTPVVGLFGLTHPARWGPVGVPSIVLRPPMPCDCVARDLCRRTDPSKACCVWRLEVKPVVDAALEILARTELEKERAVRGQWTGRTVAE, from the coding sequence ATGTCACCCGCTCCGTTCCGCTCGATCCTGATTATTCAAACGAAGTTCATAGGCGATATCGTCCTCGCCTCGACGCTCGCCGGAAACCTGCAGCTCGAATTTCCCGGTGCCAGGATCGTGTTCCTCTGCGAAGCCCACTTCGAGAGCTTTGTGGTTGCGCATGGCATCGCTTCCGAGGTGGTTGCGTTCAGGCGAGCCCGCATTCGAGGCAACCCGCTGGAGCGTGGAAAAGAGCTCTATGCCGTGGTGCGGGCGCTGCGCCGCTTCCATTTCGACCTGACGATCGATTTGACCGATTCCAAGACCTCTCGGGTGGTCAGCGGCTTCGTCAACGCCAGGACACGTATCGGCTACAATCCTCCCGAGAGGCCGCTGAAGCTGTTGGAGAGGCAGCCCGCCAATGTGTTTGCCAGACCATTTGGGTTTGGCGGCCAGCATTTTGTCTATCGCTACCTCTCCCCGCTTGAAGCGCTCGGCATCGATCTGCGCGTGACGGTACCGAGCATCCAGCCGTTGCCGTCCGAGGCCGCGAAAGCCTTGGTGCTTCTGGACGGGCACCATATCCACTCGAACGCCTTCGTCGCCGTCCATGCGGGCGCGAGTTTCAAGGGCCGGCAATGGCAGCCGGAACGGTTTGCCCAGGCGATTGACGAGATTGCGGCCGAAACCGGACTGGGTGTCGTCCTGGTGGGAGGGCCTGACGAACGTGAAACCGCCGCACGGATCGTTACCGGGACGGCGGCGCCGGTGGTCGATCTGGTTGGAGCGCTGTCACTCGAGAGCCTGCTGGCGGTCCTGGAACGGGCCCGGCTGTTTCTCGGCAACGAAAGCGGCCCTATGCACATGGCCGCTGCCGCGGGCACCCCGGTTGTCGGCCTTTTCGGCCTGACGCATCCGGCACGCTGGGGACCTGTCGGCGTGCCCAGCATCGTGCTCCGGCCGCCAATGCCGTGCGATTGCGTGGCCAGGGATTTGTGTCGCCGAACCGATCCCAGCAAGGCGTGCTGCGTCTGGCGTCTTGAGGTGAAGCCGGTCGTCGATGCGGCGCTCGAGATCCTCGCACGCACCGAGCTGGAAAAGGAACGCGCTGTCCGAGGGCAATGGACCGGCCGGACTGTCGCCGAATGA